A part of Melittangium boletus DSM 14713 genomic DNA contains:
- a CDS encoding Spy/CpxP family protein refolding chaperone, with product MTSKNKILLAGSAVLAFVLLTGFRGGHWGGGARDPERIKQMITWKLDDRLEELNATDAQKRTLQGLKDGLFEDGKRLVVENKEARKQALEQWDSAQPDATRVHALVDARVDALRGFAHKVADAFLEAHRVLSPEQRQQVSAGIRSHHER from the coding sequence CTCGCCGGCTCGGCGGTCCTCGCCTTCGTCCTGCTCACCGGTTTCCGGGGCGGACACTGGGGGGGCGGCGCGCGCGACCCCGAGCGCATCAAGCAGATGATCACCTGGAAGCTGGATGACCGCCTGGAGGAGCTGAACGCCACGGATGCCCAGAAGCGGACGCTCCAGGGCCTCAAGGACGGGCTCTTCGAGGACGGCAAGCGCCTGGTCGTGGAGAACAAGGAGGCCCGGAAGCAGGCCCTGGAGCAGTGGGACTCGGCCCAGCCCGACGCCACCCGGGTGCACGCCCTCGTGGACGCGCGCGTGGACGCCCTGCGCGGCTTCGCCCACAAGGTGGCCGATGCCTTCCTGGAGGCCCACCGCGTCCTCTCCCCCGAGCAGCGCCAGCAGGTGTCCGCCGGCATCCGCTCGCACCACGAGCGCTGA